One stretch of Juglans microcarpa x Juglans regia isolate MS1-56 chromosome 3D, Jm3101_v1.0, whole genome shotgun sequence DNA includes these proteins:
- the LOC121256208 gene encoding uncharacterized protein LOC121256208, whose product MGETEVSKTTVGVHQNKGNGPFKAFDSAFSAVFVQLPRTLQNCLKSRFQRLAKDMEGVKLRGTPALRKEKRSSTPWEIDLEKQMLAWSENPSWVDQPPEIKVSVPKGSLCNLNVKVNIGLPPDAVYNIVTDPDNKRVFKNIKEVISRKVLVDEGLRQVVEVEQAALWRFLWWSGTISVHVLVDQNREDHSMKFKQVKTGFMKKFEGCWTVDPVFVDEKICFPLKPKTWKDYFACTGGKGRVGSKVSLEQLIQPALVPPPPISWYLRGITSRTTEMLINDLLAEAARIRGDFCPGNSGKELETSKEKFDECLAYNNICDIKERWALHRRNAKQGQRRLLTAN is encoded by the exons ATGGGTGAGACAGAGGTTTCGAAAACAACTGTAGGAGTCCACCAGAACAAGGGAAATGGACCCTTCAAGGCATTTGATTCGGCATTTTCTGCAGTTTTTGTTCAGCTGCCTCGCACGCTTCAGAATTGTCTCAAG TCTCGTTTCCAAAGGTTAGCAAAGGATATGGAAGGAGTAAAATTGAGGGGGACCCCTGCTTTAAGAAAGGAGAAAAGATCATCTACTCCTTGGGAAATTGATCTGGAAAAGCAGATGCTAGCATGGAGTGAAAATCCATCATGGGTTGATCAACCTCCAGAAATAAAG GTCAGCGTACCAAAAGGTTCTCTTTGCAACCTCAACGTAAAAGTTAATATTGGGCTGCCTCCAGATGCAGTATATAATATTGTGACAGACCCTGATAATAAGAGGGTTTTCAAGAATATTAAG GAAGTAATATCCAGAAAGGTTCTGGTCGATGAAGGTCTGAGGCAGGTGGTAGAAGTGGAGCAAGCAGCCTTATGGAGATTTCTTTGGTGGTCAGGAACCATATCGGTTCATGTTTTAGTAGATCAAAACAGAGAAGATCACTCG ATGAAGTTCAAGCAAGTGAAGACAGGGTTTATGAAAAAATTCGAAGGGTGCTGGACGGTAGATCCTGTGTTTGTCGATGAAAAAATCTGCTTCCCCCTTAAGCCAAAGACATGGAAAGATTATTTTGCATGTACGGGAGGGAAAGGAAGGGTTGGCTCAAAAGTGAGCTTGGAACAACTGATACAGCCGGCCCTTGTTCCACCGCCACCCATCTCCTGGTATCTCAGGGGAATAACCTCCAGGACAACAGAGATGCTGATAAACGATCTGCTTGCTGAAGCTGCCAGAATTAGGGGAGATTTTTGCCCCGGAAATTCTGGTAAAGAGCTTGAAACATCCAAGGAAAAGTTTGATGAATGCCTAGCCTATAACAATATATGTGATATTAAAGAAAGATGGGCACTGCATAGAAGAAATGCAAAGCAAGGTCAGAGAAGGCTTCTGACTGCCAATTGA
- the LOC121256209 gene encoding LOW QUALITY PROTEIN: pantothenate kinase 1 (The sequence of the model RefSeq protein was modified relative to this genomic sequence to represent the inferred CDS: inserted 1 base in 1 codon), with protein MDLGVGEVGTPGNSKPHQPSGQISHLALDIGGSLIKLAYFSTSDDVDDEAGRSATESLSVYNGNKKYPVLKGKLHFAKFETTKIYDCLEFIQKNQLHLGGCQHLEASPIDKAVIKATGGGAYKYADLFQEKLGICLDKEDEMDCLVAGANFLLKGIHQEAFTYMDGQKEFVQIDHNDLYPYLLVNIGSGVSMLKVDGDGKFERVSGTNVGGGTFWGLGRLLTNCKSFDELLELSHKGNNRVIDMLXGDIYGGMDYSKIGLSSTTIASSFGKAISDSKELADYRPEDIARSLLRMISNNIGQISYLNALRFGLKRIFFGGFFIRGHAYTMDTIAVAVHFWSKGEAKAMFLRHEGFLGASGAFMSYGKCGLDDLMVQLIQQFPSTASPAGDTSSCPLTKERK; from the exons ATGGATCTTGGTGTTGGAGAGGTTGGAACTCCGGGGAATTCGAAGCCTCACCAACCCAGCGGTCAAATTTCCCATTTGGCTCTGGATATCGGAG GATCTCTCATTAAGTTGGCGTATTTTTCAACATctgatgatgttgatgatgaggCGGGGAGGTCAGCTACGGAGAGTCTCAGTGTTTATAATGGTAATAAGAAATATCCGGTTCTTAAAGGGAAGCTTCATTTTGCCAAGTTCGAAACGACCAAGATATATGATTGCTTAGAGTTTATACAAAAGAATCAGCTTCATCTTGGTG GATGCCAGCATCTCGAGGCTTCTCCAATTGACAAGGCTGTAATTAAG GCCACAGGTGGTGGAGCATACAAGTATGCAGATCTCTTCCAAGAGAAGCTTGGCATTTGTCTTGACAAGGAGGACGAAATGGACTGCCTTGTTGCCGGAGCTAATTTTTTACTTAAG ggAATCCATCAAGAAGCGTTTACATACATGGATGGACAGAAGGAATTTGTACAAATTGACCATAATGATTTGTACCCCTACCTCCTTGTTAATATTGGGTCTGGTGTCAGCATGCTCAAG GTGGATGGAGATGGGAAGTTTGAGAGAGTGAGTGGAACAAATGTTGGTGGTGGAACATTTTGGGGTTTGGGAAGGCTCTTAACAAACTGCAAGAG TTTTGATGAGTTGCTGGAATTAAGCCATAAGGGAAATAATAGAGTGATAGACATGC GTGGGGACATCTATGGTGGAATGGACTATTCAAAG ATTGGTCTTTCATCAACAACTATCGCTTCTAGCTTTGGCAAAGCAATTTCTGATAGTAAAGAACTTGCAGATTACAGACCAGAAGATATTGCCCGGTCCCTGTTAAGAATGATTTCAAATAATATTGGGCAG ATCTCTTACTTAAATGCACTCAGATTTGGGCTGAAGAGGATATTTTTTGGAGGATTTTTCATTCGGGGTCATGCTTATACCATGGACACAATAGCTGTTGCTGTTCATTTCTG GTCTAAAGGCGAGGCTAAAGCAATGTTCTTGCGCCATGAAGGATTTCTTGGAGCATCGGGTGCGTTCATGAGCTATGGAAAGTGTGGCCTTGATGACTTGATGGTCCAGTTAATTCAGCAATTCCCATCCACTGCTTCCCCTGCAGGAGATACCTCATCTTGCCCACTAACCAAGGAGAGGAAATGA